The sequence ccggagcttaaagaacccagaccgctccacctgggaatagaagtacaccttcttgcagtgagttGCTAGTGCTACAGTGCCGTCCACCTTTTCTATCAACTGAACTTTTcaattgtttggaaactgaaTATACAAAATTTTCCAAGTGGATTTTAGCCCATtgttgcttgatacaagactggTATGTAGTCACAATTGTCTGATTCACCGGTTTATGATGTGCAATAGATTTTAACAGGAGACAGAGCTGGAATGCCAGCAGGTCAGACAAGCACATGcattctgtgtctatgaagccatgTGTAGAATGAGttctggcattgtcttgctcaACTAACCATGGACGTAATGGGGGTAAAGTGACCTTGATTGCAGCACATCGtcctctaaaatcccaatatacacctctgtgtcaatggtacttttacacatatgcaagtcacccatgccatagGATCTAAGGCATCCCATAATATAACAGAGCCTGGCTTTTGCACTTTTTGCagataacagtctgggtggtctcTTTTTTGGTCTCATGTCAGTTcttcccaaaaacaagctgaaacatggaaTCATCTGACCAAAGCACACATTTAAACATGCTTTCGGTGCATCTAAGATGAGATTGGGCACAGAGAACTCAGCTGTGCTTCTGCAAAAAATGGAAATATGGCTATCTCTTTGTGTaacagtttcaggttgcatttcctaATTCTCATGGAATGCCatctgagagctcaaaggtcacagACATTCAACAATAGTTTCCTGTCTTGTCTTACATTGACTAAGAGTtaacaattcacctgcttattgtggaatgtttcaaaatggaTAAAGTGTAACTTCAAACTTTAATCTAAACCTATTTTTGACagctattttaaaaaaatgtgtatCTTTACAAATTActaagttaataaaagtaaaagtttaaGAGAATTAATAATGTACAGATTCTTGTCTGTATTGCATTGagtttataatattttagtattttataaaaaaggCCCAACAGAATTACTACATTTTCTAATGTACATGTTCCAAATAATTTGCTATTAGGTGATAGTTGATACATGGCATAAGGGGGATTTAAAAGATTTAAAGATTTAGAGATAATTTGTATCATGCAcgttataataaatgtataatttattattgtacactactgtatatggacaaatgtattgggacattattttttaaataatgtgtttcagccacaacaattgccaacatatgtaataaatcaattatataaaggatgtGTCTccaattttatatacatattcacTTTTTatgtcagtaaataaataaacagctagcACCTGTCATATAGAAAAAAGATGTTTGTCATAGAAGTGTTCTACTTACAGGGACTCAAAAGAGCTAATGGAAATCTCTGTCCCATCATCACCTTCCTCTTTCACATCCCTCTCCTCTGAGGAGCCAGTGTATTCAGGGATGTAGCCTATCATCGTAGCTCCAGCCTGCGACACAGGGGTTTCAGGCTGTGATGTTGACGCTCCAGTGGTTTGAGCTTCCGCCGGGCCCATATGTGTCTGCTCTggcactttggataaaattctCTCAATGGACTTGTAATAAGGCCAGTCACTGCTTCCATTGGCTATGTGCTTCATTTTCCTGTTAAAGAAAATATGGTGCATATTAAacgaattaaaataaattgaagAAAAAATTATCTATGTGTGCAGATAGTGTAATAGGTTAAGAACAACATATCAAGCttatctgagatggactgaggGAGACCTGTGAGTCTACCTAATAATTTGTCATAGTTTGGGGATGTCTTAGTGACAATGCAATGGGTAAACAGCACATCTGTGATGACTTCAGTAATGCTGAAACAACATATACTGCCATCTATACAACATATTGTTAGGGACATCCCTGCATGTTTATGCATGATGATGCCAAGCCACATACTTCATGTGTTTTATGtaagtgcaggtgctagagtGACCTGCCAGctgtccagacctgtctccagTTGGAAATATGTGACatataattaagtgtaatataccctgatcagccataacattaaaaccacctccttgtttctacactcactgtgcgttttatcagctctacttaccatatagaagcactttgtagttctacagttactgactatagtccatctgtttctctacatacatttttagcctgatttcaccctgttctttaattgtcaggacccccacaggacaaccacagagcaggtattatttaggtggtggatcattctcagcactgcagtgacactgacatggtggtggtgtgttagtgtgtgttgtgatggtataagtggatcagacacagcagcgctgctggagtttttgaacacctcactgtcacagctggactgagaatagtccaacaaccaaaaacatccagccaacagcgccctgtgaccactgatgaagatctagaagatgaccaactcaaacagcagcaatagatgagcgatcgtctctgactttacatctacaaggtggaccaactaggtaggagtgtctaataaagtggacactgagtggacatgttatttaaaaactccagcagcgctgctgtgtctgatccactcatacctgcacaacacacactaacacaccaccaccatgtatgtcagtgtcactgcagtgatccaccacctaaataatacctgctctgtgggggtcctgaccattgaagaacagggtgaaagcaggctaaaaaggtatgtaaaaaaacagatggactacagtcagtaattgtagaactacaaagtgctgctatgtggtaagtagagctgatagaatggacagtgagtgtagaaacaaggtggttttaatgttatggctgatcagtgtatagtgtcATCTATTTAACATATTATTTGGGACATCCCTGTATGTTTATGCATGACACCAAGCCACATACTTCATGTGTTTATGTAACTGCTAGACTGACCTGCCAGctgtccagacctgtctccagTTGCAAATATGTggcatatacaggggttggacaatgaaactgaaacacctgtcattttagtgtgggaggtttcatggctaaattggaccagtctggtggtcaatcttcattaattgcacattgcaccagtaagagcagagtgtgaaggttcaattagcagggtaagagcacagttttgctcaaaatattgcaatgcacacaacattatgggtgacataccagagttcaaaagaggacaaattgttggtgcacgtcttgctggcgcatctgtgaccaagacagcaagtctttgtgatgcatcaagagccacggtatccagggtaaggtcagcataccaccaagaaggacaaaccacatccaacaggattaactgtggacgcaagaggaagctgtctgaaagggatgttcgggtgctaacccggattgtatccaaaaaacataaaaccacggctgcccaaatcacggcagaattaaatgtgcacctcaactctcctgtttccaccagaactgtccgtcgggagctccacagggtcaatatacacggccgggctgctatagccaaacttttggtcactcgtgccaatgccaaacgtcggtttcaatggtgcaaggagcgcaaatcttgggctgtggacaatgtgaaacatgtattgttctctgatgagtccacctttactgttttccccacatccgggagagttacggtgtggagaagccccaaagaagcgtaccacccagagtgaagcatgggggtggatcagtgatggtttgggctgccatatcatggcattcccttggcacaatacttgtgctagatgggcgcatcactgccaaggactaccgaaccattctggaggaccatgtgcatcaaatggttcaaacattgtatcctgaaggcggtgccgtgtatcaggatgacaatgcaccaatacacacagcaagactggtgaaagattggtttgatgaacatgaaagtgaagttgaacatctcccatggcctgcacagtcaccagatctaaatattattgagccactttggggtgttttggagaagcgagtcaggaaacgttttcctccaccagcatcacgtagtgacctggccactatcctgcaagaagaatggcttaaaatccctctgaccactgtgcaggacttgtatatgtcatttccaagacgaattgacgctgtattggccgcaaaaggaggccctacaccatactaataaattattgtggtctaaaaccaggtgtttcagtttcattgtccaacccctgtacttaAGTGTAATACAAAACAATGGCGACCCTTGACTGCTGAGcttttgtctttttgtcttttggctgctcctgtatattTTCAGAGTTCACCACATACCCTCTTATACCAGACTTAGCACAGGcttttatgccagatgcccttcctggtgcaaccctcctatttctatctcgACTTGGGACTGGCGCTGAGAGTGCACCGACAAGTGCACTTCTTAATGGATTAGCTGTCTCAAATTAACTAATTACTACAAGCAAAAGCAACAAATGTTTTCTATTCACCTTCAGTTActgacagattttttttttccatggtTAACTGTTAGACATGTTTTTATAGCACTATTTTACAACTGTTAAAACCGACCATCCCCTGCAAtggacattttaaaaaataacaataaaaatattatatttgattttttttctgaccTAGCCTTGTTTTTAGTGCATTGCAGACAGAAAACAACAttcatttacaaccccaaatcagaaaaagttgggacattatggaaaatgcaaaaaaaaaaaaaattccgacgaccccgtactgttgcacatcttaagacgtgtttgcaggaagaatgggacaaaataaaacctgaaacactaaatcgcttggtatcctcggtgccaaaacgtcttttaagtgtggtgaaaaggaatggcaaagttacagagtggtaaatgctttactgtcccaactttttttggaatgtgttgcaggcctgaaatgcaggaatgtcaagttgaccagacaaacataaaatatctcaggttcatcctgtctgcaatcaaataaaagtctaagtaaatataagaaactctatgtgttttttttattatttgaattttccaTGCTTATTTGAAAAAGTtgtgtattatatgtatttatgaaaaacacaacacaaaacaaaGTGGAACTTGTTTTTAAGTGGTCTTGgcacatttaaatgaaatattaatacAGGGTGAGGATAAACAAGTCATAACAAGTCATTTTCCACaactattacattaataaaagggTTGATgataaaagtgtaaaaatgtaaaaataaataaataaataaataaataaatggtttccTTACACTTGCCTGTATTGGAATGTCATGTTGGTGATCTTCATTTTTATCTCCTCCCTGTGACGGTGCTCGCCGCTCAGTTCGTAGAGTCGCTTAGCCATCACTTCATAGATTTTAGCATTGCGCTTAGCCTTCTTGAGCTCTGTAACATACTCTTCCCAAATGTACAGAAGTCCTTTCATTTCTGAGTCTGTCCAGTTGCGAGCCCTTCTGTGCTTCTCATTTGGCACTGTATAACTGAAACTGTCCTCGGCAGACATTTTGTTAAGCAACTAGCTCTCTTAAATGTGTTGCACTGGCAGAATCCTGGGACTTTTGTTTCAATGCAGCATGCTTTTAGAAAGCCTCTTTTCTCTTGCACTGTTCTCTCGTAGTCTCCCCTTGCTTGTGATTGTGTGTGAAAGAGGCCACGCGTTCTGCCCTTCCCCCCTCCAACTCAGTTAAGAGG is a genomic window of Trichomycterus rosablanca isolate fTriRos1 chromosome 4, fTriRos1.hap1, whole genome shotgun sequence containing:
- the msantd1 gene encoding myb/SANT-like DNA-binding domain-containing protein 1; its protein translation is MSAEDSFSYTVPNEKHRRARNWTDSEMKGLLYIWEEYVTELKKAKRNAKIYEVMAKRLYELSGEHRHREEIKMKITNMTFQYRKMKHIANGSSDWPYYKSIERILSKVPEQTHMGPAEAQTTGASTSQPETPVSQAGATMIGYIPEYTGSSEERDVKEEGDDGTEISISSFESLSQPMKRRRLSHSGSLRHRKLRVMESMLREQQKMSRAVEETCREVRRVMHQQNFLQVQSLQLQERMMNLLEKMIPSTTHLSNTHT